CCTCAGCACCGCCCGGGCGTACGGCTCGGTCTGCAACAAGCCCGGCACCACATGTGCCGCGTACTCACGAATGAGTACCGCCCGCTCCGCGTACTCCATGAACTTCCGCGACCAGTCCGGAAACGCCTCCCGGTACACGTACGCCCACAGCTCCACCAGCAGTTCGTCCGCACCGAGCGCCACGTCGAGCGCCCGCGCCAGCTCCAGTGTCGGTTTCGCCCCGGACGCCCGCTCGATCTGTGTGATCCGGGTGCTCACCACGTGCGTCCTGTCGCCCAGCTGGGCCTGGGTCAGTCCGGCCGCCGTACGGAGTCTGCGGACCCGCGCACCGAACAGTGCGGCCATCGACGCGCTGGGATCAATTCCGTTGGCCAAAGCGTCACTTCCGTTCCTTACGGGCTGAAAAGTAAGGCTGCGTCACCTGTTGAGCGTAGGGCGGTCGGACGATTCTTGGATGCGGAACGTGATGGATCGCGCACATCGTGCGACATCTCCCTGCTCGACGGACAAGGACGGAACACGCCGTGCTGACAGAAACGACCGTCCCGGCGGACGAACCGGGGCGTGGTGCCACGCCCCTCGCGTCGGAGGTGGGTGCCCTCACCGACGTACAGAGCGAACTGCCGCCTCTTGTCGGGCAGTTCGCCTCCTCTCCGCGGGGTGCGCGGCTGGCCCGGCGGCTCGCCGTACGGCACATGGAGGAGTGGGGGTATCCACCGGCGTCGGACGCGTCGTGCACGGTCGCCCTCGTCGTCGCCGAGCTCGCCGCGAACGCCGTGCGGCACGGCCGGATGCCCGGACGTGACTTCGGCCTCCGACTCGCTCTCGACACGGCGGCGGGCCTGGTTCGCGTCGAGGTCGCGGACGCGGCCTCCGCGAAACAGCCTCCCGAAGCCCCGCCTTCGTCGGCTCCTGAGGGCGAGTCGGGCCGAGGGCTGCTCCTGGTGGATGCCCTGGCCGTGCGCTGGGGTTCGGTGCCGCGTCACCCGCTGGGCAAAACGGTGTGGGCGGAGTGCGCCATGGAAGCGCCTTGATGTATCCCCGGCTGAGTCGGGAGGAATTCGGAGAGTATTCCTGGACTGAATGACTTACCTGGAGTCGAAAGACAAAGGGGACCGTAGCATGTCAGGAAAGCGGTGGCCGGGTCCAGGTATCAGGGACGGTGTGCCGCGAGGCCCGCGCGATACGGCGAAAGCTGGATTGCCTGAACCCCAATCTCCAGTCGATTAAAATACGGATCCGCCGGAATGATACCCGAAACCGGCGCTGCCTCCTGCGTCGGTGACTTCTGCCAGCCGACGCAACTCCGGGAGCCAGGACGATTCCCAGCGAGGGCATTCAAGGAGATGAGTGGGGCGCCTAAGTCGCGCTAGACACGTACATCAAGACGAACCATGGGATCACCTAAAGGGCGCGAGCCCCATGGTGACGGAGTGTCCGTAGTAGTCGCAGGGGTAACGGCCTGCCGTGGGGTCCGGGAGAGCCGGAATCAGGGCGAAGGGACACAGGTGACATGGGATCCACAAGACCGGAAGGTATGCGTAATGCAGACTGCCGAAGCGGTACTTGAAATCCTCCGTGAACGCGGCAGGCGGAACCTGCCGTGCAACGAGCTCTATCGACAGATGTTCAACCCGCAGTTGTATCTCCTGGCCCACGGCCGCATCTACTCCAACCAGGGAGCGATGACACCCGGGGCCACGGGCGAAACCGCAGACGGCATGTCCCTGGAAAAGATCGGAAGCATCATCGATGCGTTACGCCACGAGCGGTTCCGCTTCAAACCGGTCAAGCGGGTCCTCATCCCGAAAAGGAACGGTAAGACGAGGCCGCTGGGCCTGCCGCCATGGACGGACAAGCTGGTGGGCGAGGTGATGCGCCTCCTCCTGGAGGCATACTTCG
The nucleotide sequence above comes from Streptomyces sp. NL15-2K. Encoded proteins:
- a CDS encoding ATP-binding protein, whose protein sequence is MLTETTVPADEPGRGATPLASEVGALTDVQSELPPLVGQFASSPRGARLARRLAVRHMEEWGYPPASDASCTVALVVAELAANAVRHGRMPGRDFGLRLALDTAAGLVRVEVADAASAKQPPEAPPSSAPEGESGRGLLLVDALAVRWGSVPRHPLGKTVWAECAMEAP